The Leptidea sinapis chromosome Z, ilLepSina1.1, whole genome shotgun sequence genomic sequence AAGAAATGCCCAGGGGTTAATGGAGTAGGATCTGTAGGATCAGCAGAAAGAGGGGTTAAAGGGCGAGAATTCAATATCGCTTCAATCTGTGTGAACAGCGTCGCTAGTTCCTCAAAAGTGAGAGAAGCATTGCCAGCGACACGACGCAAATGATGCTTTGCTGACTTCACGCCAGCCTCCCAAATACCTCCAAAATGTGGAGAATAAGCGGGACTAAATATGAATCTAAATCCTTCATTAGAGGCAAAATTGGTTAAATGCTCACGACTAGATTTGAGTAATCTACTTATCTCATTGTTTGCACCCTTAAAATTGCTGccattatcacaaaatattgaaTATGGTTTGCCTCTTCTAGAAACGAACCTTCGCAATGACAAAATGAATGACTCCGTGCTTAAGTCACTAACTACTTCCAGGTGAAGTGCTTTTGAtgctaaacatataaataaacacaaataacATTTAGAAATGCGGTTGCCCTTTCCTTTTCGACTGGAAATCATAAATGGTCCGGCAAAATCCACCCCACACGAATAGAATGGAAACGAAGAGTAGGTTCTTTCAGCAGGTAAGTTGCCCATTATAGGTTGCAATGTTTGTCCACGCAAACGAAAACAAATCATGCACTGCTTCGTCGTACTACGTGCCAGATGTCGACCACCGATGGGCCAGAAACTCTCTCTTATAGAGGCAAGTAGATGCTGAGGACCGGCATGAAACAACTTTTCGTGTtcgtttttaaatagtaatttagtGAAATGATGCTTTGAATCCAAAATCAACGGGTGTTTTTTATCGTATTCAAATTCAGAGTTTTGAATACGACCCCCAATTCTTAGCAAGCCGTGTGAGTCGATAAAGCAAtttagtgttattaatttaGACTTACGATTGAGagctttattatttgaaattaattttatctcttCATTGAAACATTCCTGTTGActacatttaattaataatagtaaagatTGATTCAATTCATTAGCATCTAAAGgaccaattattttattattcttatttttacaatttgatAAAAAACGTAATACGTAGCCATAAATCCTCTTCATTCTGTTAAGGTTAGaatatttgtcaaattttaGAGCATCGTTAGCTGAGACGTGGCATTTAATTATGTCTTTTACCTCGGGTAAGTGTATAGGAATGTGAGTATGAGCGGTTTTCGGCCAGTAGGATTCATCATTCCGTAGGAACGACGGCCCTTCCCACCAGAGGGCAGAAGCTTCGAGCTGACTGGGACTTACGCTGCGAGACGCCAGGTCTGCCGGGTTTTTATCTGTGGGTACATGCCGAAATATAAATCCGCTggtaagtttattaatttcatttaccCGATTACACACAAATACCTTGAGATCCTTAGTTTGGGTCTTCAACCAAGCTAAAACAATTGTTGAATCCGTCCATAGATATTTTTGGCTAAAGTTACCCCGCCATGACTGTAAAACCTTAAAGCATAAGCGAGACCCTAACAGAGCACCACATAATTCCAGCCGAGGAATGGTGGTAGAGTGTAGAGGAGCAACTCTTGCCTTTACACATAGCTGCCTAACCGTGATACTTCTGTCCTGATTTTGAGAACGTACGTACACACAAGCCGCGTAGGCTTGTTGGGAGGCATCTACAAAACAATGCAGCTCTAGAGATCTCGGGTTTTCAGACAGAACCCGTCGCGGGATCTTAATGTTTGACAGgtgtaaaaattcttttaaaagaCTTGACCAATTTTTGCAAAAGTTCAAAGGAACGGGATCATCCCAATCTAACTTGGAAGACCACAATtcctgtaaaataatttttgctaTAATAACACAAGGACATAGCAACCCTAATGGATCAAAAACCTTACATGTCGTGGATATGACAGTTCTTTTGGTGATCTGAGGGGATGGAGTCAGATCTGTTGAAAATTGTAATTGATCCGCTGTAGGTGACCAATTCAGACCCAAGACACTGGAatctttttaaaaatccatGGGTTTTCCCGAATCAGTTTCATTATGAAATAATTGAGGACAGTTAGTACGAAATTTTCTTATAGGTTAACACGCTGAGTCAAGAACTTCGACAACATTTTTGTAAATGTGTTGCAGGCGCTCTACGGTATCTGCGCCTGTATTAAGATCATCAGCGTAGAAATCGCTTTTGATTATACGAGCAATAGATTCATCGTCACATTCATTAGCTAATTGTAGGAGACACCGAGAACTGAGAAAGGGCGCAGACGCAGTAACATAGGTTACTGTATTTAGACGCAAAATATCAATAGGCTGATTACAATCTTCACACCACAAAATGAGCTGAAGATGACGCTGCGACGGTGTGATTTCGGTTTGCCTGAACATTTTCTCGATGTCGCCTGTTAGAACATATTTATGCTCACGAAAACGAAGCAATATAGATATTAGGTCACTTTGCACAACTGGGCCGACCATAAGAATATCATTGAGTGATTTCCCTGTATGAGTTTTAGACGAAGCGTTGAACACCACCCTTAATTTAGTGGTTTCAGATTTCTCGCGGATTACAGCATGATGTGGCATAAAGTATCCAAACTCTGGTCGATTGATTTTAGTTAGATGCCCTAAATCAGCATATTCATTGATAAATTCTTTATACTTTTCCTTTAAACTTGgttgtttaataaattttctttctagGCTTTCCAAGCATTTTTTAGCAATATAATAGGAATCACCGAGTGCTTTCTCTGGTCCTTCCTTTAAAGGCATGTGAACAGAAAATCTGCCATTTGGCAGACGACAAACATtctttttaaaatcatcttcacAAAGCTGCTCTTAAACagaatatgtttttgtttgtgGTAAGTCATCAATGTTCCAAAATCTTTCTAATGAATCCTTTATTTCCTGAGAAAAATTGCAATGAACTTTACATGAGATTGACTGACTTGTTGCTAAGAGACCACCTACAAGCCATCCGAGCTTAGACTCTTGAAGCACCGGTTTATTCGAACCGAGTTTAATTATATTCGATCCGACTATCTCCCAATATACATCCGCACCCAACAGTATGTCTATATCAGCCGGTGAGAAATATTTAGGGTCAGCTAATTGAATATTGttaggtatatttattaattcagtGTTTATCACTGAGTTTGGTAAAATACCGGTTATTTGTGGCACTACCAAACATTTGACATTTATCTCAAAAGACATAACTCTTGATTTAACTTTGAtttcacattttttataaatcctACAGCCCACATTATTAATTCCATAAACGTTAACCGAACTAGAATCATCAATAGACAACCCtagatttttctttaaattttcggTAACGAATGAAGACTGACTGCCCATATCTAGAAGAGCGCGAGCTTGATAAATATTGTCGTTTACAATTAATTCTACTACAGCTGTACACAGTAACACTTGGCCGGCTGATGAAGACAGCGTAAGAGACACGGGTAGGGAAGACGAAGTCGTGGGTTGAAGTTCTGCATACGACAAGGTTGGTTTATGTATTAGTGTATTATGTTTCTTTTTGCATGTGAGACACAGTCCTTTGAGCTGGCATTGATATGCGTTGTGACCACTGCGCAGacaatttttacataattttaatttagtaacTTCATTGTAACGATCatcgatactcatatttttaaacttagagCATGCATGTAAAGGATGTTCATCGTTACACACAATACAACCTCTTTTGTTATCCTTTTTATCATGTGACACTACAAAACTTCTAGACTGAGTGATAGACTTTGGTTTATCTATCACCTTCTCAGACCGGTTAGTACTATAGGAAGTTTCCAGCACGTCAGCACGACTACGCAGGAATGAAAAAAATTCACTCAACGAAGGTAACTCGTTTAGATTACCCTTGTACTCCTCCCATTTTCTACTCGTGTGTATGTCCAATTTTACGGACACCATGTATATTATAAGGGCATCCCATTGATCAATAGGCTGGCCAAGCGATTCAAGAGCACGTAAATGCTTAGACACATGATCGATAACAAACCGCAACGCTTTAAATGATTCCGTTCGCAATGGTTCAATACTGAACAACGCCTTTAAATGattgttcattaaaatatttttgtttccaaatctTTCACATAAGAGATCCCATGCAATCTTATAATTTTTAGCACTAAATTCTATCGACTTTATGACAACAGATGCGCTCCCTTCTAAACATGAACGCaagtaatgaaatttatttatcggCGGAATCCCTTCATTGCTATGTATAACCGATTCAAATGTGTCCCTAAATTCCATCCAAAACAAATAATTTCCATCAAAAGTCGGTAACTTTATTGTAGGTAGCTTAATAGAATTAGTCGAAAAGGAATGGCAACTACTAAAATCAGACCCCTGGTTCCCTAACCTTTGATTTTCATTTGGGCGTTTATCTAAAAGATCCTGACAAGTAGATATCAAACTTAAAAATTGATTCTCAATCATATCTCTTTCTTTTATTTGTTCCTCTGTATCAGTatgtaataaatcaattttatctTGTATAACTTCATAATCATTAAGTAATGTCTgacatttgtttaattttaattctatttctttatattttactaaagatatttcttttaaactttgTAAGGTAAATAGGTAAGTCGAAAAATTTGTTAATCTTCCTTTAATTATTCctctttgttttattaaattagataaATCAACCTTTCCTTGACTATCGGCTTTAGATTCAGTCATtttgttatacaaattatcataaatatttcaaatataaatagaCAATGTACGAATTTATTAAAGAATTCTAAGCGCAAACCATGTAAATAAAGTAGAACGATTAATGCAGCGCACTCAAACCTGACGAGTACAAGGAGATAAACAGATCACTTCAAATACAGTCGCCGCTACGCCGCTCCGACGGTTAGATGCTCCGTGATGTATTGTTGTGCCGGAGTCTAAAGTCCAACGGCAACGGGTATTCGCACACAGCGCCTTACAGCACAGCGGATTATACAGAAACACCAAACAACTAGATCTTTCGAACGCTGGAATAAGTTGACAAAACGTTTTATATTGTGttgaacaaatttattttaaaagggtTAATTATGACCTTGTTATGCAAGAAACTAGCTATAAATGTAAGCTATATACGGAACAAATTAGGCAAAATGAAATGATTTGCTAAATAAAGAGAAATAAAGAAATAGAGTGATGTATAAGAAGCGTAGCAAATAAGCCGCTAACTGGCAGCGAtacagtaaattaatttataagaaaactggcagaattattaaaatcaaatacaatataGGCAATAGGTAGATAGCTGATATGATGCTTATCGTTTGCATGCAATTTAAAGCTTTAACAATTATAGCCTCAATGTAAGCTtgattagatatataaattattaaatatctaacGCTTGAGTACTATTTAAAATCgctaaattaaatgaataacatAACGGCTACTGCGCACAAACTAAATGCGATATATGAGTGGAACAAAGGAATGCTTTGGAACAGCTTTAAGTATGGAACAGGCTTACTTTCCTTGGATTAGACCTCTGGATCTCCACTGGTTCATCAGGCTCCAATAGCAGCAATCTCAAATTATCCAAAATCAAACGTAGATTTAATTCTCATCGATGTTCCAAGTTCCAACGTCTTGTTCGTCGTGTCAACCACGTGGCACTTTTTAAGTCGCCGGCAGCGTAATGCttattaaaagaatattatcTTTTAGAGTACTCCGTCCTGTCACGGTCGCcactttttgtttataattaaaacaaaacttaaacttctagatttataataacaagattattaggtatagattaaatataatgttaaacaaGGACGTCTCTCATTACGGCCGGGCGATGGCGGTCTCTTTCGCGTATGTCGGCGCAGGTTCTAAAAACTGGTCGCTTCCCCTCTCCCCCGCCGTCTCCTCCTCTCAGCTGTTACAGGCGTTAACAACAGCCTAAATTGTATCAATGAGAATTTAAGGAACCCTAATTTTTTTCTCATCCGAAGGTCACTAAAAAGTGGGTAATTTACAAGGTAACTAGATACTCTTATTAGCAGAGGTtagtaaaaatcagtaaaacaGGAAGCAAGCTTTAATAAATACGTAGATAGTAAATAGACGTAGATACGGAAGTAGAAAACACTATTCTTCTGAGTACCCCTTTTCCAATTTTATAACACATAATAAACTTGAATAGTCTCTACTGCACATACTGCTTACAGAGGACTTAACTAAAAAAGTGTCACTTAGTGAggtttaaatgtaaaaaatgtgaAAAGAAACACGGTCACTCAGTAAATTTTTAGTCTCAATAAAGCAAATACTTCATACCAGATTCTAAATTTAaggataatgtaatatattaaattaactttttgTCATAAACGACTGCTTGTTTATCATACAGCTTACAATATTGAATTAAGGGATcaattaacaacaaaacaaaaaacttgAATAGTCTCATATAATAGATCACTTATTGACATAAATATCGAGGCTTTTTAATGGGACATAACTGGGTAAATTTAAAGTACCATGAGGAATCAACAACATTTATCAATAACTCTTTTTCGAATTCGGTGTTACTTTGGAGATCCATGattatttcaatgttttaattaatttcttgaCACACACATACAACCTATTTAGTACGGTTGCCAACCCTAAGTGAAGCATTTCTTTGTTTCTCTACAAAATAAATAGATCAATTACAGTCActtgtccgtttgccccctgtcataaatgaaattgaaattatattatgttaatattcaatagGTATTAATATTGTTGACAGTGAAAAAGGCTTGCGTCGACACAATTTCGCTGCATCCGTAACGAGTTAGGGCGTTACTCTGTTCAATTTCTGTTCGAATATTTGTCATAGTGTTATTTGAAATGTATTATTAGAAGCTCAGCAAATTGttctgttttaaatataaataaatattgatacacttttacacaaattaccttgccctaaactaggcatagcctgtactatgggtacaagataacgatatatttaatacaatatacttacttaaatatacataaatacatataaacatgcatgactcagaaacaaacattcatattcatcaaataaatgtttgcacttaccaggattcgaacccggagcCACTagcttttaatatttaatcttACAGTTATTTATGTAGAACAGTTACTTTTTAacaacagttatttttttacaacattTTTTAATACCACCAGGTATTAAACAATGTTGTAAAAAACCTTTTTATCTTATTTCCTAGAAGATATTAACAGTATTACattacaaaaacaacaaaatttttgtgAAAGGTGTTTGTAGAAATGCGAGTGTTTAGTGTACGCTCACCATAATTTAGCTTAACAGTAACGGTAATATTCTCTAGTGTAGTATATTGGGTATACTTACACGGGATCCTCGGGACCTCGTATTGCGGCACAGATCCTGCATTTGAAAATTAGTGATACGTTGAGTAAGCTCCAGTAATCCCATGTGGTACTAATACGAAATAAAACAGGGTcactttgaataattttaaatcaagttAACCTCTCATTTCAGATCCTGAAATTAATTAAggactttgcaataatatattttgttatagatgcatatttttttttcaaaacagacaaataaaaattttatgcatCAAAGTAGAACAGGCAAGACTTATTCCTCGAAACTTAAAGAAATACAAGCTCAGCAGTATAAATCCTgaataaatcattataaatagtaataaaaattattatatttgtaatttttctgATAATTCTTGTAATATACTGTATAAGCGAATGATGTGCTTCGCTTCACCTAAacaagtgcatattatatacaaaaattcacatcaaaatgtaaatatttttttatgagatttgtttcaaattttaaaaaaaaatcaaacattactgtaatgaaataatgttaCAGCAGAACTCTCAAAATGTGCGTCAAAAATTTATCTCATAGATAttgttcaaaaataaaatttgaaataaaaaaataacgtgtgaagtgaaaacttgaaaattAACGTTGTGCGTTTGAATATCATGGATTAGTTTGGaaataattttgcatgaattttttttatttatcagtataaagtcctagcatttatgtggtaaatacaatattcacttTGCAATTCaatattgcgctatcgtacacaaaaatgagaatttatgttacataaaaaatttaactcttCAGAacgattacaattattttacattgaaaagtttatctctcagaaaaatcaactttaatccataatttcaacgattgtcttacggattttcgatcaggtcacgtgtcctgacgcgacattaacattttatacccatcccaagaaaagtgctcaacgacTTTTCTTAAATCTTGCTGACTTTTCTTAACTCTTTGAGAAACGTAATTAGGTGTCGATATTTCACCATCATTCCATACAGTATTgaatatgaaaatcgattctgtacgagtaaactccaaaaatacTTGGTAAATGCATATATTTACCAAGCTTCCCCATAAGCAAGCAGCAAAAACCACGTGTATAATTATTGTCCTTCATTTTTTGGTAggaaatttatatgtatagtaaAGCAAAGCTTTGTTAAATCCTGTTCATATTGCATATACAATGTTTTCGTCGAACACTGTCACGTAATATCATGATAATGATTAATGAATATTCAGCTAGTAGTATACACAAAGGAAATTCGCTCAGATTTGCCTGACAAATATTCAAACAAAGTACGCTTTTAATGAAGTCTTCACATGCGTTATAAACTTTGTTCCGAGTCTCTCGCGTCATTCTGTGTGTTGAACAACTTCTGTGTAACTTTTTGTAGCACAATTATGAGACAACTTAAGAAccagataagttattgaaaactctTATTTGACTGTTaaggattatttaaattatatgaacACTTGCGtaagactttttttatgacgataagggACGATActggcaggacgttcagctgattgtagtTGATGCGGATCAACTCAATGCCACGCCGCGCctctcaagattcttgaaaatcctaaaaattctgagcagcacttcaccttgtgacatacaattttaagtctcatttgcccagtaatttcacaagcaaCAGGCGCCCTACTGTCCCATACACAAAaatgattacacattattgcttcacggcagaaaaaggtgctgttgtggtacccataacatagccggcatcctgtgcatagcaGCCTCCAAACGGTAAATGCCCTTAGCCGCCTCTTACGACGCCCTTGAACTTGGGACTTCGATATTCCTTTTATgtccggggaagcacagggcattcTATTCTCGGGGAagcaatctaatataattacAGAAAAGTTTAGACAAGGCAAAAAAGAGGTGGCAACCAGGCAAGAGGCTCATTTGATGGAAAGTGGTGAGGCaaacatccgcaacaacagaaCACAAGAGATGCGTGGCTAACCCTTAAGGTGAGAATAAGCTTGGATGAAGTTCCCTAAGTTGTATCGGATCGGGAAAACTGTCAGGAAAATCCTGTGATCGTGAAGTCTACTTTTGTTGATACTAAAAAGTTCAATTTATTTCACATAAATTACACATAATACCGTTCTTGATTTATAGTGTGTGTAGCTACTGTAGTCGAAACGCttcttaataatatgtattgtttaagtcattttttcttttctttaaagaGTTGTTAATAAACTACGCatgtaaatgatattttaagtaattgGTTAAACTTTATTACTACCTTTATTGTAGcttgtttatttaaaacactaacagatttttttttgttttatatttaaaatgaaaacatgtaatgattaattaaattaactcaAACATAAGTGAACATaggataaaagtttaaaattgaaAGTCATGCAAGTTGTCACCCAAATATTCCTTCTAGGAAATAGGAAGGAACGTGTTTCAGAGTTTCACGCGAACAGTTTCAAGTTTGTcaagttttgttttcatttaaaaattttctgTACTGTAGCTAGTGAGTACTGGAAGGGATAATTTGAAACCATAGTAACGAACTAACAGAACACTTTGTTTTTGTTATCAGTAAATGTGACAAGGCGAGCAAAACGTTTACCTAGTTGCTATTAACGCTAgggt encodes the following:
- the LOC126979121 gene encoding uncharacterized protein LOC126979121; the protein is MFTRNGRCEGDIERIATAGNCVNGTLHDFMKGQTMSKEARRTVHNRVLDTTFMYGTASWVWQKKHKSRIYAVEIYSLCEVRLIDRIPNAVIRARSFERSSCLVFLYNPLCCKALCANTRCRWTLDSGTTIHHGASNRRSGVAATVFEVICLSPCTRQALFSIEPLRTESFKALRFVIDHVSKHLRALESLGQPIDQWDALIIYMVSVKLDIHTSRKWEEYKGNLNELPSLSEFFSFLRSRADVLETSYSTNRSEKVIDKPKSITQSRSFVVSHDKKDNKRGCIVCNDEHPLHACSKFKNMSIDDRYNEVTKLKLCKNCLRSGHNAYQCQLKGLCLTCKKKHNTLIHKPTLSYAELQPTTSSSLPVSLTLSSSAGQVLLCTAVVELIVNDNIYQARALLDMGSQSSFVTENLKKNLGLSIDDSSSVNVYGINNVGCRIYKKCEIKVKSRVMSFEINVKCLVVPQITGILPNSVINTELINIPNNIQLADPKYFSPADIDILLGADVYWEIVGSNIIKLGSNKPVLQESKLGWLVGGLLATKQLCEDDFKKNVCRLPNGRFSVHMPLKEGPEKALGDSYYIAKKCLESLERKFIKQPSLKEKYKEFINEYADLGHLTKINRPEFGYFMPHHAVIREKSETTKLRVVFNASSKTHTGKSLNDILMVGPVVQSDLISILLRFREHKYVLTGDIEKMFRQTEITPSQRHLQLILWCEDCNQPIDILRLNTVTYVTASAPFLSSRCLLQLANECDDESIARIIKSDFYADDLNTGADTVERLQHIYKNVVEVLDSAC